One Curtobacterium sp. MCLR17_007 DNA window includes the following coding sequences:
- the aroQ gene encoding type II 3-dehydroquinate dehydratase translates to MTEQSRILVLNGPNLDILGRRDPEQYGTVTLAEIEAVVHTEAAVHGLDADFRQTNREGELVEWLHEALDDFAAVVINPAAYAHTSVALHDAVEALSVPVVEVHLSNTWKREPFRHVDHVATAATAVIAGAGADGYRLAVAHVASLLA, encoded by the coding sequence ATGACCGAGCAGTCGCGCATCCTCGTCCTCAACGGCCCGAACCTGGACATCCTCGGCCGGCGCGACCCGGAGCAGTACGGCACGGTCACCCTCGCCGAGATCGAGGCGGTCGTCCACACCGAGGCGGCCGTGCACGGGCTCGACGCGGACTTCCGGCAGACCAACCGCGAGGGCGAGCTCGTCGAGTGGCTGCACGAAGCGCTCGACGACTTCGCCGCGGTCGTCATCAACCCCGCCGCCTACGCCCACACCTCGGTCGCCCTGCACGACGCCGTCGAGGCCCTGAGCGTGCCCGTCGTCGAGGTGCACCTGTCGAACACGTGGAAGCGCGAGCCGTTCCGCCACGTCGACCACGTCGCGACGGCTGCCACCGCCGTCATCGCGGGCGCGGGCGCGGACGGCTACCGCCTGGCGGTCGCCCACGTGGCGTCACTGCTGGCCTGA
- a CDS encoding NAD(P)H-dependent oxidoreductase codes for MSGELVVGVSGSPSDPSRTSTLVAATVARLADDIEDARTQVVEIGPLLADLGAASDRAAMAPATVAALEAVESADVLVVGSPAFRAAYSGAFKLFSDWVGQYDLVDTPVLLTATGGSDRHALLVEHQMRPLFGFFQSTTLPLGVFGNERDFTKREGGYDISSLDLELRIDQAVRRALPIIRGGFVGAATTDVRRPADF; via the coding sequence ATGAGCGGAGAACTCGTCGTCGGTGTCAGCGGCAGCCCGTCCGACCCCTCGCGCACGTCGACCCTGGTCGCGGCGACCGTCGCACGGCTGGCCGACGACATCGAGGACGCCCGGACCCAGGTCGTCGAGATCGGCCCGTTGCTGGCGGACCTGGGGGCAGCGTCCGACCGCGCGGCGATGGCACCCGCGACCGTCGCCGCGCTCGAGGCCGTCGAGTCCGCGGACGTGCTCGTGGTCGGCAGCCCGGCGTTCCGCGCGGCGTACTCCGGGGCGTTCAAGCTCTTCTCCGACTGGGTCGGGCAGTACGACCTCGTCGACACCCCCGTGCTCTTGACGGCCACGGGCGGCAGCGACCGACACGCCCTGCTCGTCGAGCACCAGATGCGGCCCCTGTTCGGCTTCTTCCAGTCGACCACGCTGCCGCTCGGCGTCTTCGGCAACGAGCGGGACTTCACCAAGCGCGAGGGCGGCTACGACATCAGCAGCCTCGACCTCGAGCTGCGCATCGACCAGGCCGTCCGGCGTGCGCTGCCGATCATCCGCGGCGGGTTCGTCGGCGCGGCGACGACCGACGTCCGGCGACCAGCGGACTTCTGA
- a CDS encoding MSMEG_6728 family protein: MQTFLPFADFRASAEVLDDKRLGKQRVETLQVMRALTLPDYGWQHHPVVAMWRGYRPALMAYQDATCSVWLERGHADTCLAKTLADLGRSPDDLAAYERGDFPVPSWNEDEAVHRSHRSKLVQKDREHYRPLFPDVPDDLDYVWPVPSAAKDTRDVTRSASTAHRRAG; encoded by the coding sequence ATGCAGACGTTCCTGCCCTTCGCCGACTTCCGGGCCTCGGCCGAGGTCCTCGACGACAAGCGGCTCGGCAAGCAGCGCGTCGAGACGCTGCAGGTCATGCGGGCGCTGACGCTCCCCGACTACGGGTGGCAGCACCACCCGGTCGTCGCGATGTGGCGCGGGTACCGCCCGGCGCTCATGGCGTACCAGGACGCCACGTGCTCCGTCTGGCTCGAGCGCGGGCACGCCGACACCTGCCTGGCGAAGACGCTGGCTGACCTCGGACGCTCCCCGGACGACCTGGCGGCGTACGAACGCGGCGACTTCCCGGTGCCGTCGTGGAACGAGGACGAGGCCGTGCACCGGTCGCACCGGTCGAAGCTGGTGCAGAAGGACCGCGAGCACTACCGGCCGCTGTTCCCCGACGTGCCCGACGACCTGGACTACGTGTGGCCCGTGCCGTCGGCGGCGAAGGACACCCGTGACGTCACGCGATCGGCGTCCACCGCCCACCGTCGCGCCGGGTGA
- a CDS encoding cysteine desulfurase family protein, protein MFYLDRAATTPVRREVLEAMWPWLTGGFGNPSSTHGLGDQAARGLSAARGQVAEVLGCRPGEVVFTAGGTEGANTAVKGIALAAPRGRHVVTSAIEHEAVLESCRYLERFHGFAVTVLPVDATGRMDPDVLAAELRPDTTLVSVAHADNEVGTVQDLPVLGAVARAVGARFHTDAVQSAPWLPVGLDVLGVDALSFSGHKLGAPKGTGVLVVRSGVPVEPLVHGGGQERGRRSGTEDVAGAVAVSTALALADTGRADSAAQATATRDAVIAGVLHEVPGALVTGSLDHRLPGHASFCFPGVTGETVLLELERRDVVSSSGSACAAGSTEASHVLTALGLSEDVARSAVRLTFDATLSAADVPLVVRAVADAVSTVRAMR, encoded by the coding sequence GTGTTCTACCTGGACCGCGCGGCCACGACGCCCGTGCGTCGCGAGGTCCTCGAGGCCATGTGGCCCTGGCTGACGGGCGGGTTCGGCAACCCGTCGTCGACGCACGGACTCGGTGACCAGGCGGCGCGGGGGCTGTCGGCCGCGCGCGGACAGGTCGCCGAGGTCCTGGGATGCCGGCCCGGCGAGGTCGTCTTCACCGCGGGCGGCACGGAGGGCGCGAACACCGCCGTGAAGGGCATCGCGCTCGCAGCACCGCGCGGGCGCCACGTGGTGACCAGCGCGATCGAGCACGAGGCGGTCCTGGAGAGCTGCCGGTACCTCGAGCGCTTCCACGGGTTCGCCGTCACCGTGCTGCCCGTGGACGCCACCGGGCGGATGGACCCGGACGTGCTGGCCGCGGAGCTCCGACCGGACACGACGCTCGTCTCGGTCGCGCACGCGGACAACGAGGTCGGAACGGTGCAGGACCTCCCGGTGCTCGGCGCGGTCGCCCGTGCCGTCGGCGCGCGGTTCCACACCGACGCCGTGCAGTCCGCGCCGTGGCTGCCGGTCGGGCTCGACGTGCTCGGCGTCGATGCGCTGAGCTTCTCCGGGCACAAGCTCGGCGCGCCGAAGGGCACCGGCGTGCTCGTGGTCCGGTCGGGCGTGCCCGTGGAGCCGCTCGTGCACGGCGGTGGGCAGGAGCGCGGTCGTCGCTCGGGCACCGAGGACGTCGCCGGTGCGGTGGCGGTGTCGACCGCGCTGGCGCTCGCGGACACCGGACGCGCGGACTCGGCGGCCCAGGCGACGGCCACGCGCGACGCGGTGATCGCGGGCGTGTTGCACGAGGTGCCCGGCGCGCTCGTCACCGGGTCGCTGGACCATCGGCTGCCCGGGCACGCGTCGTTCTGCTTCCCGGGCGTCACCGGGGAGACTGTGCTGCTCGAGCTCGAACGGCGCGACGTCGTGTCGTCCTCGGGGAGTGCCTGCGCCGCGGGCAGCACCGAGGCCTCGCACGTGCTCACGGCGCTCGGACTGTCCGAGGACGTCGCCCGCAGTGCCGTGCGGCTGACGTTCGACGCGACCCTGTCGGCGGCGGACGTCCCGCTCGTGGTCCGGGCCGTCGCGGACGCGGTCAGCACGGTCCGGGCGATGCGCTGA
- the nadC gene encoding carboxylating nicotinate-nucleotide diphosphorylase, translating to MTVDPGSIPPHALQRVIHTALEEDAPWGDVTSETLIPASATATATLGAREPGVLSGGVVFTAVMHAVDPAIQVTLHVADGSAFVAGDVLATVTGPARAVLRGERVALNLVQRMSGIATVTARYVAAVAGSRARIVDTRKTTPGLRAVERYAVRCGGGHNHRTSLSDAVLAKDNHLAVLLASGIGLGPAIRGARERLGHTVHLEVEVDRIDQIEPVVAAGVDTIMLDNFSPADLVRGVELVAGRALVEASGGVSLDTVATIAAAGVDVISVGALTHSARALDLGLDVDVAPAPASAPASVV from the coding sequence ATGACCGTCGACCCCGGCTCGATCCCACCGCACGCCCTGCAGCGCGTGATCCACACCGCGCTCGAGGAGGACGCCCCATGGGGGGACGTGACCAGCGAGACCCTCATCCCGGCGTCCGCGACGGCCACCGCGACCCTGGGTGCGCGCGAGCCCGGGGTGCTCAGCGGCGGTGTCGTGTTCACCGCGGTGATGCACGCGGTCGACCCGGCGATCCAGGTCACCCTGCACGTCGCCGACGGCAGCGCCTTCGTGGCGGGTGACGTCCTGGCGACGGTCACCGGTCCGGCGCGCGCGGTCCTGCGCGGCGAACGGGTGGCGCTCAACCTGGTGCAGCGGATGTCGGGCATCGCGACGGTGACCGCGCGGTACGTCGCCGCGGTGGCGGGGAGCCGCGCGCGCATCGTCGACACGCGCAAGACCACGCCGGGGCTGCGCGCGGTCGAGCGGTACGCGGTCCGGTGCGGCGGCGGGCACAACCACCGCACGTCGCTGTCGGACGCGGTGCTCGCGAAGGACAACCACCTGGCGGTGCTGCTGGCGAGCGGGATCGGGCTGGGCCCGGCCATCCGCGGCGCTCGGGAACGGCTCGGACACACCGTGCACCTCGAGGTCGAGGTGGACCGCATCGACCAGATCGAGCCGGTCGTCGCAGCCGGGGTGGACACGATCATGCTCGACAACTTCAGCCCGGCCGACCTGGTCCGGGGCGTCGAGCTGGTGGCGGGCCGTGCGCTCGTCGAGGCGTCGGGCGGGGTGTCGCTGGACACCGTCGCGACGATCGCCGCAGCCGGCGTCGACGTCATCTCGGTCGGGGCGCTGACGCACTCGGCACGGGCGCTCGACCTCGGGCTCGACGTCGACGTGGCGCCCGCTCCGGCGTCGGCGCCAGCGTCCGTGGTCTGA
- a CDS encoding FAD-dependent oxidoreductase codes for MHVVIVGSGIAGLTTAIRASARHDVTLVTKGALADAATSHAQGGVAVALGVDDTAALHVADTHLAAAGSADARAVEVLCTDGPARVRDLLALGVPFDRTTDPASIDRHGDDLARGREAAHSRWRVVHADGDATGAAIEQTLIAALHRQHVTILERTCLTDLVVRDGAVVGVDVLDLLGDPRRIDADAVVLASGGAGHLYRETTNPLVATGDGQAAAWRAGAVLADLEFVQFHPTRLAVPGGGLVSEAVRGEGAVLRDARGHRFMRAVHPDAELAPRDVVARGIAAAVRDTGLVELDATALDPAFLVSRFPGLTRATRAAGFDWTRQGVPVAPAAHYAMGGIATDAEGRSSLPGLWAVGETACTGVHGANRLASNSLLEGLVFAVRAADALGDPRPGLLRLRGDAALAVTTVDDTAESTRASRPVDPHAGRPGGPARPSEAADVRQPLHTVMTDRVGLLRDAHGLALAGRELAALAVPVPRTVREHEDRALLDLARLTARAAEARTESRGAHARTDHPESDPDAATARAWVLAPAKAPTALALVPEEALA; via the coding sequence GTGCACGTCGTCATCGTCGGCTCCGGCATCGCGGGGCTCACCACCGCCATCCGGGCGAGCGCCCGCCACGACGTCACCCTCGTCACCAAGGGCGCCCTGGCCGACGCCGCGACCAGCCACGCCCAGGGTGGGGTCGCCGTCGCGCTCGGCGTCGACGACACCGCGGCGCTGCACGTGGCGGACACGCACCTGGCCGCCGCCGGCAGCGCGGACGCCCGCGCGGTCGAGGTCCTGTGCACCGACGGACCCGCGCGTGTGCGCGACCTGCTCGCGCTCGGCGTGCCCTTCGACCGCACCACCGACCCGGCCAGCATCGACCGCCACGGCGACGACCTCGCCCGGGGACGCGAGGCCGCACACTCCCGGTGGCGTGTCGTCCACGCGGACGGCGACGCGACAGGCGCCGCGATCGAGCAGACCCTCATCGCCGCGCTGCACCGCCAGCACGTCACGATCCTCGAGCGCACCTGCCTGACCGACCTGGTCGTGCGGGACGGCGCCGTCGTCGGGGTCGACGTCCTCGACCTGCTCGGCGATCCCCGACGCATCGACGCCGACGCCGTCGTGCTGGCGTCCGGCGGCGCCGGCCACCTGTACCGCGAGACGACCAATCCGCTCGTCGCGACGGGTGACGGGCAGGCAGCGGCCTGGCGTGCCGGGGCGGTCCTCGCCGACCTGGAGTTCGTGCAGTTCCACCCCACCCGGCTCGCGGTCCCGGGCGGTGGTCTGGTGTCCGAGGCCGTCCGCGGCGAAGGCGCCGTCCTGCGTGACGCTCGCGGCCACCGGTTCATGCGGGCCGTCCACCCCGACGCCGAGCTCGCCCCGCGGGACGTCGTCGCCCGCGGCATCGCCGCGGCCGTCCGAGACACCGGGCTCGTCGAGCTCGACGCGACGGCGCTCGACCCGGCCTTCCTGGTCAGCAGGTTCCCGGGCCTCACCCGCGCCACGCGCGCTGCCGGCTTCGACTGGACCCGGCAGGGCGTCCCGGTCGCCCCCGCGGCGCACTACGCGATGGGCGGCATCGCGACCGACGCCGAGGGCCGCAGCAGCCTGCCCGGGCTCTGGGCCGTCGGCGAGACGGCCTGCACCGGCGTGCACGGCGCCAACCGGCTCGCCTCCAACTCGCTGCTCGAGGGACTGGTGTTCGCGGTCCGCGCCGCGGACGCGCTCGGCGACCCGCGACCCGGCCTGCTCCGGCTGCGCGGCGACGCGGCGCTCGCCGTCACCACGGTGGACGACACGGCGGAGTCGACCCGGGCCTCCCGTCCGGTGGATCCGCACGCAGGTCGGCCTGGAGGCCCGGCTCGGCCCAGCGAGGCGGCCGACGTCCGGCAGCCCCTGCATACCGTCATGACGGACCGCGTCGGCCTGCTGCGCGACGCCCACGGACTGGCGCTCGCGGGACGCGAGCTCGCAGCACTCGCGGTGCCCGTCCCGCGCACCGTCCGCGAGCACGAGGACCGTGCGCTGCTCGACCTGGCCCGCCTGACCGCCCGCGCCGCCGAGGCCCGCACCGAGTCCCGCGGCGCCCATGCCCGCACCGACCACCCCGAATCCGACCCGGACGCCGCGACCGCGCGCGCCTGGGTCCTCGCTCCCGCGAAGGCTCCGACCGCCCTCGCGCTCGTCCCCGAGGAAGCACTCGCATGA
- the nadA gene encoding quinolinate synthase NadA, which produces MSIATTIELISNGRAEGSTCTPDLAMPTWDFDARPGYGPGSSMSDVIPTTAPRQGVLPDEYKQAPADELHERIEQAKATLGDRVVVLGHFYQRDEVVRHADFLGDSFQLANAALTKPDAEAIVFCGVHFMAETADVLARDGQRVILPNLAAGCSMADMADIDSVEAAWAELESVYGTEPDADGRVPVIPVTYMNSAADLKAFCGRHGGIVCTSSNAATVLEWAFKRGQRVLFFPDQHLGRNTAKAMGISTDLMPMWNPRNPLGGNTADDLQAAKVVLWHGFCSVHRRFTVEQIERARADHPGVQVIVHPECPMAVVDAADVAGSTDLIRRTVAAATEPTTFAIGTEINMVNRLAAEFPQHTIFCLDPVVCPCSTMYRIHPGYLAWVLEALVRGEVLNEIVVPDAVKADAKVALERMLAAKPRG; this is translated from the coding sequence GTGTCCATCGCCACCACCATCGAACTGATCTCCAACGGCCGGGCCGAGGGCAGCACCTGCACCCCCGACCTCGCGATGCCGACGTGGGACTTCGACGCCCGACCCGGCTACGGCCCGGGGTCGTCGATGTCCGACGTGATCCCCACGACGGCTCCGCGACAGGGTGTCCTGCCGGACGAGTACAAGCAGGCGCCGGCCGACGAACTGCACGAGCGCATCGAGCAGGCGAAGGCGACCCTGGGGGACCGGGTCGTCGTGCTCGGGCACTTCTACCAGCGCGACGAGGTCGTCCGGCACGCCGACTTCCTCGGCGACTCGTTCCAGCTCGCCAACGCCGCCCTGACCAAGCCCGACGCCGAGGCGATCGTGTTCTGCGGCGTCCACTTCATGGCGGAGACGGCCGACGTCCTGGCCCGCGACGGCCAGCGCGTGATCCTGCCGAACCTGGCCGCCGGGTGCTCGATGGCGGACATGGCCGACATCGACAGCGTCGAGGCCGCGTGGGCCGAGCTCGAGTCCGTCTACGGCACCGAGCCCGACGCCGACGGCCGCGTACCGGTCATCCCCGTCACCTACATGAACTCCGCCGCTGACCTCAAGGCGTTCTGCGGGCGGCACGGCGGCATCGTGTGCACGAGCTCGAACGCGGCGACGGTGCTCGAGTGGGCGTTCAAGCGGGGGCAGCGCGTGCTGTTCTTCCCCGACCAGCACCTGGGCCGCAACACCGCCAAGGCGATGGGGATCAGCACCGACCTGATGCCGATGTGGAACCCGCGGAACCCGCTCGGTGGCAACACCGCCGACGACCTCCAGGCGGCGAAGGTCGTCCTGTGGCACGGGTTCTGCTCGGTGCACCGCCGCTTCACGGTCGAGCAGATCGAGCGGGCGCGCGCGGACCACCCGGGCGTGCAGGTCATCGTGCACCCCGAGTGCCCGATGGCCGTCGTCGACGCCGCGGACGTCGCCGGCAGCACCGACCTGATCCGCCGGACCGTCGCCGCGGCCACCGAACCGACGACGTTCGCGATCGGCACCGAGATCAACATGGTCAACCGCCTGGCGGCGGAGTTCCCGCAGCACACGATCTTCTGCCTGGATCCCGTCGTCTGCCCGTGCTCGACGATGTACCGGATCCACCCGGGCTACCTGGCGTGGGTGCTCGAGGCACTCGTCCGGGGTGAGGTCCTCAACGAGATCGTCGTACCGGACGCCGTCAAGGCCGACGCGAAGGTCGCCCTCGAGCGCATGCTCGCCGCCAAGCCCAGGGGCTGA
- a CDS encoding NUDIX domain-containing protein: protein MDDGIRVAVSTVIVALRPHPDTGAPALWMPLVRRTTEPYAGSWALPGGWVRPDEGLEDSAAARLRETTNVQPRYLEQLYAFGDVDRSPTRVVSIVYWALVRPDEASSVPDDWNVRWFLADEHPPLAFDHDRIAEYALWRLRTKMSYSRIAQAFLGDRFTLAELRAVYEAVLGRRLDPANFRRQVAQSDAVIATDETTSGDRHRPARLYRSNPDLAYADNGPLQPGPTTRTT, encoded by the coding sequence ATGGACGACGGCATCCGCGTTGCGGTCTCGACCGTGATCGTCGCCCTGCGCCCGCACCCCGACACCGGGGCGCCGGCGCTGTGGATGCCCCTGGTCCGACGGACCACCGAGCCGTACGCGGGATCCTGGGCACTGCCCGGCGGCTGGGTCCGCCCGGACGAGGGGCTCGAGGACTCGGCGGCAGCGCGACTGCGCGAGACCACGAACGTCCAGCCGCGGTACCTCGAGCAGCTCTACGCCTTCGGTGACGTCGACCGCTCGCCCACCCGCGTCGTGTCGATCGTGTACTGGGCCCTCGTCCGTCCGGACGAGGCGAGCTCGGTGCCCGACGACTGGAACGTGCGCTGGTTCCTGGCGGACGAGCACCCGCCGCTGGCGTTCGACCACGACCGCATCGCCGAGTACGCGCTGTGGCGGCTCCGCACCAAGATGTCGTACTCCCGGATCGCGCAGGCGTTCCTCGGCGACCGCTTCACCCTTGCCGAGCTCCGCGCGGTGTACGAGGCCGTGCTCGGCCGCCGGCTCGACCCCGCCAACTTCCGGCGGCAGGTCGCGCAGTCCGACGCGGTCATCGCGACCGACGAGACGACGAGCGGGGACCGGCACCGTCCGGCCCGCCTGTACCGCTCGAACCCCGACCTGGCCTACGCGGACAACGGCCCGCTGCAGCCCGGCCCCACCACCCGCACGACCTGA
- a CDS encoding acylphosphatase, with protein MTTVTRVHAVVTGTVQGVGFRYWTARKADGLELTGYARNLFDGTVEVEAEGPAPAVDALVALLHSGPPSATVTEVAIRPVIPHGDAETFDILH; from the coding sequence ATGACAACGGTGACACGGGTGCACGCCGTCGTGACGGGAACTGTCCAGGGGGTCGGGTTCCGCTACTGGACGGCACGCAAGGCGGACGGTCTCGAACTCACGGGGTACGCCCGGAACCTGTTCGACGGCACGGTCGAGGTCGAGGCGGAGGGTCCGGCGCCGGCGGTCGACGCCCTCGTCGCGCTCCTGCACTCCGGGCCCCCGAGCGCGACGGTGACCGAGGTCGCGATCCGACCCGTCATCCCGCACGGCGACGCGGAGACGTTCGACATCCTGCACTGA